Proteins from one Bombyx mori chromosome 1, ASM3026992v2 genomic window:
- the PAH gene encoding phenylalanine hydroxylase isoform X1, whose translation MDITAKQIEQPTSGSPPDKCAWDHKQCMTSEKMKKPKLMEGGNYIREGRDSTKSTWLLISPVAPDEAGSLARYLGIFSSHGVNLSHIESRSSTRRPGYEFMVECEHGSGDFGAALEELKKNVGYLNIISRNYKDNRSAVPWFPRRIRDLDRFANQILSYGAELDSDHPGFTDPVYRDRRKYFADIAYNYKHGEPLPYVEYTKEEVATWGVVFRKLTELYPTHACKEHNHVFPLLIENCGYRDDNIPQLEDVSNFLRDSTGFTLRPVAGLLSSRDFLAGLAFRVFHSTQYIRHHSRPLYTPEPDVCHELLGHAPLFADPAFAQFSQEIGLASLGAPDDYIEKLATCFWFTVEFGLCRQEGQLKAYGAGLLSSFGELQYCLSDKPELREFDPESTGGTKYPITEYQPVYFVANSFEDAQEKMIKFAQTIPRDFGVRYNPYTQSIDILDSARQIRVLMREVHQEMELLLNAMDKL comes from the exons tgTGCATGGGACCACAAACAGTGCATGACATCAGAAAAGATGAAAAAG CCAAAATTGATGGAAGGTGGCAACTACATCCGCGAGGGTCGTGATTCTACCAAATCAACTTGGCTTCTGATTTCACCAGTCGCACCCGACGAGGCTGGCTCGTTAGCCAGATATTTAGGCATTTTCTCTTCTCATGGAGTCAACCTCAGTCACATTGAATCCAGATCTTCCACAAGGCGTCCAGGCTATGAGTTCATGGTTGAATGTGAACATGGTTCTGGAGATTTCGGAGCGGCCCTTGAAGAGCTGAAGAAGAATGTTGGATACCTAAATATTATTTCGAGAAACTATAAAGATAATCGAT CCGCTGTTCCTTGGTTCCCACGTCGTATCCGCGACTTAGATCGCTTTGCCAACCAGATCCTCTCATACGGTGCCGAACTGGACTCTGATCACCCTGGATTTACCGATCCTGTTTACCGCGACCGCCGCAAATATTTCGCCGACATTGCATACAACTACAAGCACGGAGAGCCTCTGCCTTATGTGGAGTACACCAAAGAGGAGGTGGCCACCTGGGGTGTAGTTTTCCGGAAGTTGACAGAGCTCTACCCCACTCATGCCTGCAAAGAGCACAACCATGTCTTCCCGCTGCTGATCGAAAACTGTGGTTACAGGGACGACAACATTCCACAATTGGAAGATGTTTCTAACTTTTTGAGAG ATAGCACCGGCTTCACTCTGCGGCCCGTGGCAGGACTTCTCTCGTCGCGTGACTTTCTGGCTGGACTTGCTTTTCGAGTGTTCCACAGCACCCAGTATATCAGACACCATTCAAGACCACTCTATACTCCGGAACCAGACGTGTGCCACGAATTGCTTGGACACGCCCCGCTTTTTGCGGATCCCGCCTTTGCACAATTCTCTCAAGAAATTGGTCTTGCGTCTCTAGGAGCTCCTGATGATTACATCGAGAAACTAGCCACG TGCTTCTGGTTCACGGTGGAGTTTGGTCTGTGCCGGCAAGAAGGTCAACTAAAGGCTTACGGCGCCGGTCTACTGTCGTCCTTCGGCGAGCTACAGTACTGTCTCTCAGACAAACCTGAGTTGAGAGAGTTTGACCCCGAGTCTACCGGGGGTACCAAGTATCCCATCACAGAATACCAGCCCGTCTATTTCGTTGCTAACAGCTTTGAAGATGCCCAGGAGAAGATGAT AAAGTTTGCTCAAACGATCCCACGTGACTTTGGCGTCCGTTACAATCCCTACACGCAGAGCATTGACATTCTGGACTCCGCTCGCCAGATCAGGGTCCTGATGCGGGAGGTGCACCAAGAAATGGAGCTGCTGCTAAACGCTATGGACAAGTTGTAA
- the PAH gene encoding phenylalanine hydroxylase, translating into MDITAKQIEQPTSGSPPDKPKLMEGGNYIREGRDSTKSTWLLISPVAPDEAGSLARYLGIFSSHGVNLSHIESRSSTRRPGYEFMVECEHGSGDFGAALEELKKNVGYLNIISRNYKDNRSAVPWFPRRIRDLDRFANQILSYGAELDSDHPGFTDPVYRDRRKYFADIAYNYKHGEPLPYVEYTKEEVATWGVVFRKLTELYPTHACKEHNHVFPLLIENCGYRDDNIPQLEDVSNFLRDSTGFTLRPVAGLLSSRDFLAGLAFRVFHSTQYIRHHSRPLYTPEPDVCHELLGHAPLFADPAFAQFSQEIGLASLGAPDDYIEKLATCFWFTVEFGLCRQEGQLKAYGAGLLSSFGELQYCLSDKPELREFDPESTGGTKYPITEYQPVYFVANSFEDAQEKMIKFAQTIPRDFGVRYNPYTQSIDILDSARQIRVLMREVHQEMELLLNAMDKL; encoded by the exons CCAAAATTGATGGAAGGTGGCAACTACATCCGCGAGGGTCGTGATTCTACCAAATCAACTTGGCTTCTGATTTCACCAGTCGCACCCGACGAGGCTGGCTCGTTAGCCAGATATTTAGGCATTTTCTCTTCTCATGGAGTCAACCTCAGTCACATTGAATCCAGATCTTCCACAAGGCGTCCAGGCTATGAGTTCATGGTTGAATGTGAACATGGTTCTGGAGATTTCGGAGCGGCCCTTGAAGAGCTGAAGAAGAATGTTGGATACCTAAATATTATTTCGAGAAACTATAAAGATAATCGAT CCGCTGTTCCTTGGTTCCCACGTCGTATCCGCGACTTAGATCGCTTTGCCAACCAGATCCTCTCATACGGTGCCGAACTGGACTCTGATCACCCTGGATTTACCGATCCTGTTTACCGCGACCGCCGCAAATATTTCGCCGACATTGCATACAACTACAAGCACGGAGAGCCTCTGCCTTATGTGGAGTACACCAAAGAGGAGGTGGCCACCTGGGGTGTAGTTTTCCGGAAGTTGACAGAGCTCTACCCCACTCATGCCTGCAAAGAGCACAACCATGTCTTCCCGCTGCTGATCGAAAACTGTGGTTACAGGGACGACAACATTCCACAATTGGAAGATGTTTCTAACTTTTTGAGAG ATAGCACCGGCTTCACTCTGCGGCCCGTGGCAGGACTTCTCTCGTCGCGTGACTTTCTGGCTGGACTTGCTTTTCGAGTGTTCCACAGCACCCAGTATATCAGACACCATTCAAGACCACTCTATACTCCGGAACCAGACGTGTGCCACGAATTGCTTGGACACGCCCCGCTTTTTGCGGATCCCGCCTTTGCACAATTCTCTCAAGAAATTGGTCTTGCGTCTCTAGGAGCTCCTGATGATTACATCGAGAAACTAGCCACG TGCTTCTGGTTCACGGTGGAGTTTGGTCTGTGCCGGCAAGAAGGTCAACTAAAGGCTTACGGCGCCGGTCTACTGTCGTCCTTCGGCGAGCTACAGTACTGTCTCTCAGACAAACCTGAGTTGAGAGAGTTTGACCCCGAGTCTACCGGGGGTACCAAGTATCCCATCACAGAATACCAGCCCGTCTATTTCGTTGCTAACAGCTTTGAAGATGCCCAGGAGAAGATGAT AAAGTTTGCTCAAACGATCCCACGTGACTTTGGCGTCCGTTACAATCCCTACACGCAGAGCATTGACATTCTGGACTCCGCTCGCCAGATCAGGGTCCTGATGCGGGAGGTGCACCAAGAAATGGAGCTGCTGCTAAACGCTATGGACAAGTTGTAA
- the Awh gene encoding arrowhead PA — protein sequence MKTEHRTCCACGEPIADRFLLEVGGAAWHTGCLRCCVCAVQLDRHPSCFLRDRQVYCKQDYAKSFGAKCSKCCRGISSSDWVRKAREQVYHLACFACDACGRQLSTGEQFALHEDRVLCKPHYLETLDGGSISSDDGCDSEGYHKSKAKRVRTTFTEEQLQVLQANFQLDSNPDGQDLERIAQVTGLSKRVTQVWFQNSRARQKKHQHTGKGKQNQLMSREGDAVGFGRPINLHLTYSFQNKPPFVPIDGTSFTDSSMDELSEDSSIHCMQSEV from the exons ACGGAGCACCGCACGTGCTGCGCGTGCGGGGAGCCCATCGCCGACCGCTTCTTGCTGGAGGTGGGCGGGGCTGCGTGGCACACCGGCTGTCTCCGATGCTGTGTCTGCGCCGTACAGCTCGACCGGCACCCGTCCTGCTTCCTCAGAGACAGGCAGGTCTACTGCAAGCAGGATTATGCCAA GAGTTTCGGTGCGAAGTGTTCCAAGTGCTGCCGAGGGATATCTTCGTCCGACTGGGTGCGGAAGGCTCGCGAGCAGGTCTACCACCTGGCGTGCTTTGCGTGTGATGCGTGCGGCCGGCAGCTCTCCACGGGAGAACAGTTCGCTCTCCACGAGGACAGAGTGCTCTGCAAGCCACACTACCTCGAAACCTTGGACGGAGGCTCCATTTCATCCGATG ACGGGTGTGACTCGGAGGGCTATCACAAGAGTAAAGCGAAGAGGGTCCGGACAACCTTCACCGAGGAACAGCTTCAAGTACTCCAAGCAAACTTCCAGCTAGACTCGAATCCCGATGGACAGGACCTCGAGAGGATCGCGCAGGTGACCGGCCTTAGCAAGAGGGTCACGCAAGTTTGGTTTCAGAATAGTCGCGCAAGACAAAAGAAACATCAGCACACCGGGAAAGGAAAACAGAATCAAT TGATGTCCAGGGAAGGGGACGCCGTGGGGTTTGGCAGGCCTATCAACCTACACCTCACTTATTCGTTCCAGAACAAACCGCCATTCGTCCCTATAG ACGGTACCTCTTTCACCGACTCTTCAATGGATGAGCTTTCTGAAGATTCTTCGATCCACTGCATGCAGAGTGAAGTCTGA